The Thioalkalivibrio thiocyanodenitrificans ARhD 1 nucleotide sequence CGCAGGATCACGGATACTGCCGCTTCCTTTGTCCCACATTCCTCTTTCCCCCTAAGGTAAGCGCCTCTCGTGATACGCAAGATACTCATCGCCAACCGCGGCGAAATCGCCGTGCGCATCATTCGCGCGTGTGCGGAGATGGGCATTACCTCGGTGGCGGTCTACACCGATGCGGATCGTCACAGCCTGCATGTCAAGAAGGCCGACGAGGCCTATTCCATCGGTCCCGACTCCCAGGCCGGTTACCTCAACGTGCATCGCATGGTGAACCTGGCGCGCGCGGCCGGCTGTGACGCCATTCATCCGGGATACGGATTCCTCTCCGAGAACCCCCAGTTTGCCAAGGTCTGCGCCGCCCGGGGCATCCGGTTCATCGGCCCCTCGGCCGAGGTGATCCGCGCCATGGGCGACAAGGTGGAAGCGCGGCGCACCATGATCGAGGCGGGCGTCCCGGTGGTGCCGGGCAGCGAGGGCAATCTGGCCAGCGCGGACGAAGCCGCCGACCTGGCCGGGCGGATCGGCTACCCGGTGATGCTCAAGGCCACCACAGGCGGCGGTGGACGCGGCATCCGCCGCTGTGACAACCCGGAATCGTTGCGCGGCGGCTACGAGCGGGTGCGCTCGGAGGCCACCAAGGCCTTCGGCAGCACCGAGATCTTCATGGAAAAGGCGGTCGTCGACCCCCGCCATATCGAGGTGCAGGTGCTGGCCGACAGCCAGGGCAACGTGATTCACCTGTTCGAGCGGGACTGCTCCATACAGCGCCGCCACCAGAAACTCGTGGAGGTCGCGCCCTCCCCTCAGCTCAATGACGCCCAGCGGGAATACGTCGGCGAGTTGGCGGTACGCGCGGCCAGGGCCGTCGGATACCAGAACGCGGGTACCGTGGAGTTCCTCATGGACCATGAGGACAACTTCTACTTCATGGAGATGAACACCCGTTTGCAGGTGGAGCACCCGGTCACCGAGATGATCACCGGCGTGGACATCGTTCAGGAACAGATCCGCATCGCCTCCGGCCTGCCCATGACCTACACCCAGGACCAGGTACAGCGCCGCGGCTTCGCCATCGAGTTCCGGATCAACGCCGAAGACCCCAAGAACGATTTCCTGCCCAGCTTCGGGCGCATCACCCGCTACTTCGCGCCCGGTGGTCCCGGCGTACGTACGGACGGCGCCATCTACACCGGCTACCACATCCCGCCCCACTACGACTCCATGTGCGCCAAGCTGATCGTCTGGGCACTGGACTGGGAGGGGCTCATCCGCCGGGCGCGCCGGGCCCTCCAGGACATCGGCGTCTACGGGGTGAAGACCACCATCCCCTACCACCTGGAGATCCTGGGTACCGGAGAATTCCAGTCCGGACGTTTCAATACCGGCTTCGTGCAGAATCATCCGGAACTCACCGGGTACTCCGTGCGCCGTCCGGTCCGTGAACTGGCGGCCGTGATCGCCGCCGCCATCGCCGCCCACAAGGGCCTGTAATCCCCAAAGGTATCCGCATGTCAAAGGTCATGATCACCGATGTCACCCTCCGTGACGGCCACCAGAGTCTCATCGCCACGCGCATGCGCACCGAGGACATGCTTCCCGTATGCGAACGCATGGACCGGATCGGTTTCTGGTCCCTGGAGGTCTGGGGCGGCGCCACCTTTGACGCCTGCGTGCGGTTTCTCAAGGAGGACCCCTGGGAGCGCCTGCGCCAGCTTCGCGAGGCCCTGCCCAACACGCGCCTGCAGATGCTGCTGCGCGGCCAGAACCTGGTGGGCTACCGCCATTATGCCGATGACGTGGTGCGCAGCTTCGTGGCGCGGTCCGCCGCCAACGGCATGGACGTGTTCCGCATCTTTGACGCCATGAACGACACCCGCAACCTGCGGGTCTCCATCGAGGCGGTCAAGAAGGAGGACAAGCACGCCCAGGGCACCCTCTGCTACACCACCAGCCCGGTGCACGACATCCCCCAGTTCGTGGACATGGCACGGGAGATGGTGGACATGGGCTGCGACAGCATCGCCATCAAGGACATGGCCGGCCTGCTCACCCCCGCCACCACGGCGGAGCTGGTCAGCGGCCTGGCGGGCGCCGTCCAGGTGCCCATCCACCTGCACATGCACGCCACCTCGGGCCTGTCCGAGATGTGCCATCTGAAGGCCATCGAGAACGGCGCCGCCGTGATCGACACCGCCATCTCCGCCTTTGCCGGCGGCACCAGCCATGCGCCCACCGAAAGCATGGTGGCGGCACTGAAGGGCACGGAATACGACACGGGGCTGGATCTCGAGGCCCTGCAGGAGATCGGCTTCTACTTCCGGGAGATACGCCGGAAGTACCACCAGTACGAGAGCGAGTTCACCGGCATCGATACACGGGTGCAGACCACCCAGGTGCCGGGCGGCATGATCTCCAACCTGGCCAACCAGCTCAAGGAACAGGGTGCCTTGGACAAGGTCGGCCAGGTGATGAACGAGATCCCGCGGGTACGCGAGGACCTCGGCTACCCCCCGCTGGTCACGCCCACGTCCCAGATCGTGGGGACCCAGGCGGTGATGAACGTGCTGACGGGGGAACGCTACAAGACGATCACCAACGAAGTGAAGCTCTATCTCCAGGGACGTTACGGCCGCACCCGGGGCACGGTGAATCATGTGGTGCGGCAGAAGGCGATCGGCAACGCGGATGTCATCGACTGTCGGCCGGCCGATCTGCTGGACGACGAGATGAACAACCTTCGCGAGCAGGCAGGTGACCTGGTCCTGAACGAGGAAGACGTGCTCATCTATGCCATGTTCCCGGAGATCGGCCGGGAATTCCTCGAACACCGCCGCGCCGGGCAGTTGGTGCCCGAACCCCTGCTGCCTGCCAACACCGCGCAGGGCGAGGACGAGGCCGCCCCGGTGGAGTTCAATGCCACCCTGCACGGCGAGACCTACCACATCAAGGTCACGGGCACCGGCCACAAGCGCGAGGACATGCGGCCCTTCTACGTGACGGTGGACGGCATGCCCGAAGAGATCATTCTGGAGGCCCTGGACGAACTGATGCCGGAAGCCGGCGAGGGCGAGGGCGCGCGGCCCCGGGCCCGCCGGGGCAGCAAGCGCCCCCGGGCCACCAAACCGGGGCATGTATCCACCTCCATGCCGGGCACCATCATCGACGTGCTGGTCAGCGAAGGGGGCGAGGTCAAGGCCGGCGATGCGGTCCTGGTGCTGGAAGCCATGAAGATGGAAACGGAGGTGCAGGCGCCGGTCAGCGGTACCGTCAAGGCCGTGCACGTGGCCAAGGGTGACAGCGTCAATCCGGACGAGACGCTGCTGGAAATCGAATGAACGGCGGGGCTTCCCGGCGAGCACCCTTGGCAGTGGTCCGGAGCGTGCTGTGCGCACGCTGATCCTGGCCTCCTCCTCCCCGTACCGGCGGGAACTCCTGTCCCGGCTCGGGCTCGTCTTTGAGTGCCATTCGCCGGACGTGGACGAATCGGTCCTGGCCGGAGAGTCTCCCGATGCGCTGGTCGTGCGCCTGGCGCGATCCAAGGCGCAAGCCGTGGCGCACCAACATCCGGATGCGCTGATCATCGGCTCGGACCAGTGTGCCGAACTCGACGGGCGCATCCTGGGCAAGCCCGGTGATCACGAAGGTGCCGTCAGGCAGCTTCGTGCCGCGTCCGGGCGTGAGGTGGTGTTCCATACGGGCCTGTGCCTGCTCAATGCCCGTACCGGGCGGGCCCATGTGACCAGTGTGCCCTTCCGGGTGCGGTTCCGCGCCCTGGATTCCGCGATGATCGAGGACTACCTGCGCCGCGAAACGCCTTATGACTGCGCCGGCAGCTTCAAGTCCGAGGGGCTGGGCATCGTGCTCTTCGAGGGCATGGAGGGGGATGACCCCACCTCCCTGGTGGGTCTGCCACTGATCGCCCTGGTGGGCATGCTTCAGCGGGAAGGGATGCCGGTCCTCGGCGGGCCCCGATAGGGTCCCGAAACGGAATCGGGCGGCACCAGGGGTGCCGCCCGATTCCGTTTCAGCGCTCTTGCGGGCTAGTATCCCGGATTACGGAAGTGGATCAGGTGCGGATCGCCCTTTTCCACCGGCCGTCCCAGGCTGATCACACCCTCGTTCACCAGCGGGAACTCCTCGCCGTTGAGCAGGCAGATCTGATCATTCCCCGCGATCTGCACATAGGTGCCGTTGGTGCTCTGGTCGATCATCACGAACTTGCCCTTGCGGTAGATGAAACGGGCGTGATGCCGCGACGCCACCGGGGTCGCCACCACCAGATCACAGTCCATGTTGCGGCCTACCACGAACACCCGAGAACTGGCGGTAAACCAGTGCTCCAGCCCCTCGTAACTCAGTGACAGGCGTGCATTGAGGTCATACATGGCCCGGATACGATCGGCACTGATCTGTTCGGTCGGTGCGCGTTCTTCGTAGCCGTCGTCAGAGGACTCCATGGAATATTTCATGGTCTGCCTTACCTCGATTGCCAGTAGTCTTATACTAATAGAGTATGTGCGTCCGGATACGTTATTTTCTGTGAACTCAACCAGAAAACGTCCACATTTCGGGCGTTTCGCGGGCATTCCGACCACCCGTACCGACCTTCAGTGTATGGTTTTGCCAGACTTTGACAAGTGGTTCGATGCCGGAACCGGTCATCGGAGGGGCTCATGTCGGGGAAAGCGGTAGGCATCATCGGTGCCGGCAACGTGGGCATGGCGGCGGCCTATGCCCTGTTTCAACGCCAGATCGCCGGCCGGCTCGTGCTTCTGGACCTCGACCGGCGCCGGGCCGAGGGCGAGGCCATGGACCTGATGCACGGACAGGCGCTGGTGGGGCGCGTATCTGTCCGGGCCGGGGACTATGCGGACCTGGCCGGCTGCCAGGTGGTGGTAATCTGCGCCGGCGTCGGGCAGCAATCCGGAGAAAGCCGGCTGGACCTGCTCAATCGCAATGCGGCCGTGTTCCGGGAGATCGCCGCCGAGCTGGATCGGCACGCCCCCGGCGCGGTGCTGGTGGTGGCCACCAACCCCGTGGATATCCTCACTGCGGTGATGCAGCGGCTCAGCAACCGGCCGCCTAAGCGGATCGTCGGCACCGGGACCATGCTGGACACCTCCCGCTTTCGCGCCCTGCTCGGCGAGTATTACGGCGTGAATCCCCGTTCGGTGCACGCCTACATTCTGGGAGAACACGGGGATTCCGAGGTGCCGCTCTGGAGCAGCGCCGCCATCGGCGGGCGCACCATCGTCGACCATGAGGTCAACGGACGCCCCTTTGATGCCGCCGCCATGCAGGCACTGTTCGAGCAGGTGCGGGGCGCGGCCTACGACATCATCGAACGCAAGGGCTACACCAATACGGCCATCGGACTGGTCATTGCGTATCTGGTGCGCGTAATTCTCGAGGATCAGAAAAGCGTCCTCGCGGTGAGTATCGACCCCGGAAGTCACTATGGACTCGCGGATGTCTGTCTAAGCATCCCCTGCGTCGTGGGTTCCGGCGGCGTGGAGTGCGCAGTCCCGCCCGTTCTGTCCGATCAGGAACGCGCGGGCATGCACGCATCGGCCGCCGTCCTGCGCGACAGCCTGTCGGGCATGACGATCGGGTCCTGACCGGTTCGAAATGACGCCCGGGCCGCGCTAAACTCGGTCAGGACCCCTTAGGGAGAATGCGCATGAGTACACTGGACCAGATCAGGGAGGGCTTCAGCCACGCCATGAACAGCCTGGGGCGCGGCTGGCACCAATTGCGTGAACACGCGGGGCAGGCCCTGACCCGCTTCCAGCCGGCATCCGACGAGGGGCCGGTGGAAAGCGTCGAGCAGGGACTGATCCGCAATGCCTCCCGCTGGGGAGTCCTCGCCTCCGAGGTACGCGAGACCGACGAGGCGGTGATCGTCGGGCTCGAGATCCCCGGTATGGAATCCGAGGATTTTCAGATCGACGTGGTGGACAGTTACCTGGTCGTGAGCGGCGAGAAGCGCCTCTCCAGGGAGGAGTCCGGCGGACGATTCTACGTCATGGAGCGGGCCTACGGCCGCTTCGAACGCGCGGTGCCGCTGCCTGTGCCTGTCGACGCCGGTGGGGCCAGGGCCCGCTACAGAAAAGGAGTACTGACTGTCACCCTGCCCAAGAACGTCCGCGCCATGGGCCGGCGCATCCCCGTCCAGGGAGCCTGATGATGAGTGAGGACATACCCGGCAACGACACGACCTACACCGGCCCGGAACGCCGCAAGGGGGAACGCCGCTCCGGCAAGGACCGGCGCGACATGCTGCGCTTCGAGCCCGAAAAGAACCCGCGGCGCTCCGGCAAGGACCGGCGCGCCGGCAAACAGGATCTGTGGGACAAGCGGGACTTCTGACGACAAGGAAAAGCGGGAAACGGCAACTGAAGGCACCCTGGCCCGGCTTTCCGCGTGCACACCGATCCGCGAGCGGCATTCCCGCTTCCCGATACTCACTGCCCCCTTGCAGTGCGATGGGCGCCCGGCCGGTCTTCCATGCCGGCCAGGCGCTTTCGATCCTCCGTATAGGGTGAATCCCCGGACACGGCCTCGAGGCTGGCCGAGAGCACAGAGCGCACCCAGTCGGGCAGTGCCCCGCTGATGCGGTAGTAGACCCACTGCCCACGCCGCTTGTCGTTGACCAGTCCGCTGTCCCTCAACTGGGCCAGGTGACGGGACACCTTGGGCTGGGGCACGCCCAGCGCATGGGTCAGTTCGTACACGCACAACTCCCCCTCCCCCAGCAGCAGCGCCAGGCAGCGCAGGCGGGTCCCGTCTGAGAGGGCGCGAAACACGGCTTCCGGAATCATATTCATTTTACCGAATATACGAGAAGCCACGGCGCCATGTCACCCTCCGGCACCGCCCGCAAAGCAGGCACGCACCGGGACGGACGCGTCTCCGATGACACGACCTCACGGGCCGCCGATTGGCGGCCCGTGAGGATCGGAGTCAGTTATAGAGATAACCCGGCAGCCAGAGCCCGATGGCCGGGAAGGTGTAGAAGAGGACCATGGCCACGAACACCATGAAGAGGAACGGCAGGATCCCCATGAAGATCTCCGTGAGTTTTATCTGTGGCGCCACGCCTTTCAGATAGAACGCGGACATGGCCATGGGCGGCGTCAGGAACGAGGTCTGGATATTGAGCGCCACCAGCACCCCGAAAAACAGCGGATCGATCCCGAACGCCGGCAGGAGGGGCAGGAAGATGGGCACGAAAATGATGATGATTTCGGTCCACTCCAGGGGCCAGCCCAGCAGGAAGATCACCAGCTGCGCCAGGATCAGGAACTGGATCGGGGTCATGTTCAGGCCCAGCAGCCACTCCTCGATCAGGGCGTGTCCGCCGAGCAGCGAGAACACCGAGGAGAAGATCCACGAGCCCACGAACAGCCAGCACACCATGGCCGACGTCCGCGCGGTCAGGAACACCGACTCCTTGAATCGCCTGAACGTCAACTGCCCGTACGCAGCCGCCAGGAGGATGGCCCCCAGAGCGCCGATGCCCGCCGCCTCGTGGGGCGTGGCCAGACCGAACAGGATGGCGCCCAGCACCGAGAGGATCAGAATCGCCAAGGGGAAGAAGGACGTCAGCAGAGAGGCAACGATCTTGAGGATCGGCACCTTGCGCTCCTCCTCCGGCAAGGGCGGCGCCACCTTGGGGTTCCACAGGGCGCGCGCGACCACGTAGAGCACGTAGAGCCCCGCCAGCAGCATGCCCGGGAACAGGGCCGCCGCATACAGGCGCACCACGGACACTCCGGCCATGGCACCGTAGAGGATGAGCATGATGCTCGGGGGGATGAGAATGCCCAGGCAGCCGCCGGCACAGATCACCCCGGAGGCGAGCTTTTTGTCGTAACCGGCCTTGAGCATCGCCGGCAACGCCAGCAGCCCCATCAAGGTCACCACAGCACCCACGATGCCGGTGGCGGTGGCGAACATCGCACAGGTGATCAGACTCGCGACCGCCAGCGACGCCGGCACGGCGCCGAAGGCGAGCTGAAGACTGTGAAATAATCGATCCAGTATGTTCGCGCGCTCGACCAGGTACCCCATGAACAGGAAGAGTGGCACCGCGATCAGCACATCGTTGGCCATCACGCCGTAGGCGCGCTGGACCAGCAGGGAGAAAATGATGTCGCCGATGGCGAAATAGCCGAAACCCAGCGCGAGGGCGATCAGGGTAAAGGCAATGGGAAAACCGAGAAGGATGGTGATGATAAAGATGCCGAGCATCAATATCCCGAGTTCCGCATTGCTCATGGAGCGTGCCCCGTTATATTCGCTTTGTCCGGTGGGAGCAGGTCTTCCCCGATCTCCTTGACATCCCCCACCCTCCTGGGCCATTTGCCGTCCTTCAGCGCCATGATGCACCGAAGTATCTCTGCAACCCCCTGCAGGGTCAGGAAGAATCCGCTGAGCGGTATCATTGCCTTGAAGTGGTACAGCGGAGGACCTCCGGGGCTGAAGGAGCTGCGTTCCCGCATCATCCAGGAAGATTCCGCAAAGTGATAGCCGGCATACATGAGGGCAAGTACGGCCGGCATGAAAAAGACGAGGTACAGGACCAGGTCAAGACCTGCCTGGGCCCGGATGGGAAACAGTCGGTAAACGACATCCGCACGCACGTGGGCCTGGCTGGCAAGGGCATATGCGCCCGCCATGATGAACAACGTGCCATACAGGATGTAGCTCGTGTCGTATGCCCATTCCGTAGGGGCATGCATCACGTAACGCATGAATACCTCGTATGTGACCACGGCCGTGAGGAACACGATGGCCCACGCAAACAGCTTGCCGACCCAGATGCTGATGTGGTCGATGAAGAAAAGGAACCGCTGCATCAAGCAACTCCAGACAGATGACAACCGGATCGGTACCGTCACAATGTACGGCACCGACCCGGATTCTCAAAAAACGGACAGAGGGCGTACCGGGGTCCCGTACGCCGCCGCCACCCTTACAGGATGGTGGAATCCGCCGTCACCTTGCGCCCGAAGAAGTGCTCGTAGGCGGGTTCCTTCGGGGTGTTGCCTTCCAGGTGGAAGGCAACCGTCTTCTCGCAGAATGCGCGCTGCGATTCGATCACCTTCTTGAAGAAGGCATTCGCCTCGGATTCACGCTGGATCACCACATCCCACGCATCAAGCTGTGCCTGGAGGATGGAATCCGGCGTGATGTAGGTCTGGAGACCCTCCTCCGTACGCATCTTCTCCAGATCCTCCGGGTAGCGGCGCATGGCCTTCCAGTACATATCCGAAGAAGCAGCCTCGGAGGCATACTTGATAATCGCCTTAAGTTCATCAGGCAACCCATTGAATTTGCGGCGATTGAAGATGATCTCAAAGCACTCCGCATCCTGATGATAGCTGCGCAGCATCCAGGTCTTGCTCACGTCCGTGAATCCCAGCAGCCGGTCCGAAGACGGGTTGTTGAACTCCGCTCCATCCAGCAGACCGCGGTCCATGGCCGGCACGATGTCACCGCCGCCCATGATGGTGACTGCCGCGCCGAACTCGCGCATCAGGTCCGCGGCCAGACCCACGGTACGATACTTCATGCCCCGCAACTGGTCAGGCGAACGAATCGGTTCCTTGAACCAGCCAAGGGCCTGGGTGGGCATCGGGCCGGTGAGGAAACCCACCAGGTCCAGCTTGAGGATATCGTGCAGCAGCTCGTTGTAGAGCTCCTGCCCGCCGCCGTACTTCTGCCAGGCCAGGTATTGGTGGGCGTCCCAGCCGAACGGCGGCGGCGTCCCGAACAGGGAGAAGGCCTTGTGCTTGCCGTACCAGTACGCACACACACCATGGCCGCCATCCAGCGCCCCGGAGATCACCGCATCCTGCATCTGCAGTGCCCCGACCACGGCGCCGGCCGGCAGCAGGTTGATGCGCAGGCGGCCGCCGGACATCTCGTTGACGATACGCACATAGTCCGAGGCGAACTCGTGGAAGATGTCCCGGGAGGGCCAGGTGCTCTGGAAGTTGAGCGTTGTCGTCTGGGCCCGTGAGATGGAGGGGAATCCTGCCGTGGCGGCACCACCCACAGCCGCCGCCGAAGCGGCCAGGAACTTGCGCCGGCTCAGGCCGCCGCTCTTGCCGCTGCCGGTCTCCTTGCCAACAGTCTTGTCGTCACTCCCAACTGTGTCATCACTCATTGTCTACACCCTCCTGGGTTTGCATTGGGGTCAAGTATCCCGGGCGTTCTTGTCAGCCGGCCGCGCCGCCAGCGGCGACAGTCGGCATGCTTCCGGCCAGGCCCGGAATCCGGTCGGAAGCGAATATGAAATTCTTGGGGAAACTCGCGGCGCACAGGGGTGGTGACACATGGATCGGAGAAACCGGGTTCCGGACACGCGGTACTCGGCAGGGAGCCGGAACCAGTGGGTCCGGTGTCGGAACGAGAAAGCTGAGAACCACCGGTGGTATTCCCCACGAGTCTTCGTTGTGACGAGGTTCGTTCGTTATACGTGCGGTTCGTGTGCGGCGTGGGGCATGGAGCCGATCTGCCAATGCCGGCCGACGTAGTGATGCTAGCCCATGGGGAACAAAAGTGAAAGTAATCGGAGCCAAATTTCCCCTTA carries:
- a CDS encoding Hsp20/alpha crystallin family protein: MSTLDQIREGFSHAMNSLGRGWHQLREHAGQALTRFQPASDEGPVESVEQGLIRNASRWGVLASEVRETDEAVIVGLEIPGMESEDFQIDVVDSYLVVSGEKRLSREESGGRFYVMERAYGRFERAVPLPVPVDAGGARARYRKGVLTVTLPKNVRAMGRRIPVQGA
- the oadA gene encoding sodium-extruding oxaloacetate decarboxylase subunit alpha, whose product is MSKVMITDVTLRDGHQSLIATRMRTEDMLPVCERMDRIGFWSLEVWGGATFDACVRFLKEDPWERLRQLREALPNTRLQMLLRGQNLVGYRHYADDVVRSFVARSAANGMDVFRIFDAMNDTRNLRVSIEAVKKEDKHAQGTLCYTTSPVHDIPQFVDMAREMVDMGCDSIAIKDMAGLLTPATTAELVSGLAGAVQVPIHLHMHATSGLSEMCHLKAIENGAAVIDTAISAFAGGTSHAPTESMVAALKGTEYDTGLDLEALQEIGFYFREIRRKYHQYESEFTGIDTRVQTTQVPGGMISNLANQLKEQGALDKVGQVMNEIPRVREDLGYPPLVTPTSQIVGTQAVMNVLTGERYKTITNEVKLYLQGRYGRTRGTVNHVVRQKAIGNADVIDCRPADLLDDEMNNLREQAGDLVLNEEDVLIYAMFPEIGREFLEHRRAGQLVPEPLLPANTAQGEDEAAPVEFNATLHGETYHIKVTGTGHKREDMRPFYVTVDGMPEEIILEALDELMPEAGEGEGARPRARRGSKRPRATKPGHVSTSMPGTIIDVLVSEGGEVKAGDAVLVLEAMKMETEVQAPVSGTVKAVHVAKGDSVNPDETLLEIE
- a CDS encoding Maf family protein, whose amino-acid sequence is MRTLILASSSPYRRELLSRLGLVFECHSPDVDESVLAGESPDALVVRLARSKAQAVAHQHPDALIIGSDQCAELDGRILGKPGDHEGAVRQLRAASGREVVFHTGLCLLNARTGRAHVTSVPFRVRFRALDSAMIEDYLRRETPYDCAGSFKSEGLGIVLFEGMEGDDPTSLVGLPLIALVGMLQREGMPVLGGPR
- a CDS encoding metalloregulator ArsR/SmtB family transcription factor encodes the protein MNMIPEAVFRALSDGTRLRCLALLLGEGELCVYELTHALGVPQPKVSRHLAQLRDSGLVNDKRRGQWVYYRISGALPDWVRSVLSASLEAVSGDSPYTEDRKRLAGMEDRPGAHRTARGQ
- a CDS encoding TRAP transporter small permease subunit; this encodes MQRFLFFIDHISIWVGKLFAWAIVFLTAVVTYEVFMRYVMHAPTEWAYDTSYILYGTLFIMAGAYALASQAHVRADVVYRLFPIRAQAGLDLVLYLVFFMPAVLALMYAGYHFAESSWMMRERSSFSPGGPPLYHFKAMIPLSGFFLTLQGVAEILRCIMALKDGKWPRRVGDVKEIGEDLLPPDKANITGHAP
- a CDS encoding acetyl-CoA carboxylase biotin carboxylase subunit, with translation MIRKILIANRGEIAVRIIRACAEMGITSVAVYTDADRHSLHVKKADEAYSIGPDSQAGYLNVHRMVNLARAAGCDAIHPGYGFLSENPQFAKVCAARGIRFIGPSAEVIRAMGDKVEARRTMIEAGVPVVPGSEGNLASADEAADLAGRIGYPVMLKATTGGGGRGIRRCDNPESLRGGYERVRSEATKAFGSTEIFMEKAVVDPRHIEVQVLADSQGNVIHLFERDCSIQRRHQKLVEVAPSPQLNDAQREYVGELAVRAARAVGYQNAGTVEFLMDHEDNFYFMEMNTRLQVEHPVTEMITGVDIVQEQIRIASGLPMTYTQDQVQRRGFAIEFRINAEDPKNDFLPSFGRITRYFAPGGPGVRTDGAIYTGYHIPPHYDSMCAKLIVWALDWEGLIRRARRALQDIGVYGVKTTIPYHLEILGTGEFQSGRFNTGFVQNHPELTGYSVRRPVRELAAVIAAAIAAHKGL
- a CDS encoding TRAP transporter substrate-binding protein; its protein translation is MSDDTVGSDDKTVGKETGSGKSGGLSRRKFLAASAAAVGGAATAGFPSISRAQTTTLNFQSTWPSRDIFHEFASDYVRIVNEMSGGRLRINLLPAGAVVGALQMQDAVISGALDGGHGVCAYWYGKHKAFSLFGTPPPFGWDAHQYLAWQKYGGGQELYNELLHDILKLDLVGFLTGPMPTQALGWFKEPIRSPDQLRGMKYRTVGLAADLMREFGAAVTIMGGGDIVPAMDRGLLDGAEFNNPSSDRLLGFTDVSKTWMLRSYHQDAECFEIIFNRRKFNGLPDELKAIIKYASEAASSDMYWKAMRRYPEDLEKMRTEEGLQTYITPDSILQAQLDAWDVVIQRESEANAFFKKVIESQRAFCEKTVAFHLEGNTPKEPAYEHFFGRKVTADSTIL
- a CDS encoding FHA domain-containing protein — its product is MKYSMESSDDGYEERAPTEQISADRIRAMYDLNARLSLSYEGLEHWFTASSRVFVVGRNMDCDLVVATPVASRHHARFIYRKGKFVMIDQSTNGTYVQIAGNDQICLLNGEEFPLVNEGVISLGRPVEKGDPHLIHFRNPGY
- a CDS encoding TRAP transporter large permease: MSNAELGILMLGIFIITILLGFPIAFTLIALALGFGYFAIGDIIFSLLVQRAYGVMANDVLIAVPLFLFMGYLVERANILDRLFHSLQLAFGAVPASLAVASLITCAMFATATGIVGAVVTLMGLLALPAMLKAGYDKKLASGVICAGGCLGILIPPSIMLILYGAMAGVSVVRLYAAALFPGMLLAGLYVLYVVARALWNPKVAPPLPEEERKVPILKIVASLLTSFFPLAILILSVLGAILFGLATPHEAAGIGALGAILLAAAYGQLTFRRFKESVFLTARTSAMVCWLFVGSWIFSSVFSLLGGHALIEEWLLGLNMTPIQFLILAQLVIFLLGWPLEWTEIIIIFVPIFLPLLPAFGIDPLFFGVLVALNIQTSFLTPPMAMSAFYLKGVAPQIKLTEIFMGILPFLFMVFVAMVLFYTFPAIGLWLPGYLYN
- a CDS encoding L-lactate dehydrogenase, which encodes MSGKAVGIIGAGNVGMAAAYALFQRQIAGRLVLLDLDRRRAEGEAMDLMHGQALVGRVSVRAGDYADLAGCQVVVICAGVGQQSGESRLDLLNRNAAVFREIAAELDRHAPGAVLVVATNPVDILTAVMQRLSNRPPKRIVGTGTMLDTSRFRALLGEYYGVNPRSVHAYILGEHGDSEVPLWSSAAIGGRTIVDHEVNGRPFDAAAMQALFEQVRGAAYDIIERKGYTNTAIGLVIAYLVRVILEDQKSVLAVSIDPGSHYGLADVCLSIPCVVGSGGVECAVPPVLSDQERAGMHASAAVLRDSLSGMTIGS